A region from the Achromobacter seleniivolatilans genome encodes:
- a CDS encoding HEPN domain-containing protein — MSFAPYANEQDKLDRYVNAFGTQSFRDQADRDYVAARLACRHELFPQFLWSSHQAIEKYLKGILLYNRIKANKVGHDLAQALSLTQSLPFEIELSKRSHRFIEHLAEVGEFRYIDVPYHVYGHILVDLDLAVWEVRRYCQILQTFGKPLPLEEQKLLEDAWSDLASSDSKPLSVAMA, encoded by the coding sequence ATGTCCTTCGCTCCTTACGCGAATGAGCAAGACAAGCTGGATCGCTACGTCAATGCATTCGGCACGCAGTCATTCCGAGATCAGGCAGACCGAGACTACGTTGCCGCGCGATTGGCATGTCGCCACGAACTGTTTCCTCAGTTTCTTTGGTCTTCGCATCAAGCGATAGAGAAGTATCTAAAGGGAATCCTTCTCTATAACCGCATCAAGGCGAATAAGGTGGGTCATGACCTGGCCCAAGCCTTGTCTCTTACACAGTCCCTGCCCTTCGAGATAGAACTTTCGAAAAGAAGCCACAGGTTCATAGAACACCTTGCAGAGGTGGGCGAGTTTCGATACATCGACGTTCCTTATCATGTGTACGGACACATACTTGTCGATCTCGACTTGGCTGTTTGGGAGGTTCGCAGATACTGCCAAATCCTACAGACCTTTGGAAAGCCACTTCCGCTCGAGGAGCAGAAACTTCTTGAAGATGCTTGGTCAGATTTGGCCTCTAGCGACTCCAAGCCGCTCAGCGTTGCTATGGCATAA